TGTAGGATGGACCGATGACGTCGCGCACGACCGTCCTTGCTGTCCTTGCGGTCTTTTGGGTCCTTTTCCCGGCCTGTTCCAAGGACACAAAGGACCGCAACGACATCAACGACTCGGGAACCGGCGACGCCGATACCGACTCCGACACGGACACCGACTCCGACACCGATTCCGACACCGACTCCGGAACGCCGTCCGGCGAGATCGTCGTCGAGCAGATCCACTTCCCGGGCGCGACGATGGGGGAGGCGATCCTGATAGTCGGCCCGGACGGCACCTCGGTGCTCGTCGACGCGGCGAACGACAGCCTGTCGGCGAGCGTCTTCGAGGCGATCGAGCGCCGCCTGGGCGCGCGCGCCGTGGACTGGGTCGTGCTCACGCACTACCACAACGATCACATCGGCGGGTTCGACAACCTGTTCGTCGCGTCCGCGGCCAACGGGTACGACCCGATCGTCGTGACGCGCGGCGTCGTCACGCGCGGCTTCGTCGACGTCGCCGAGGACACGATCGCGGTCGAGGACTTCCTCGAGCTCTGCGGCGCGCTCGCGGAAGGCGATTGGGCGGCGCTGCGCGTCGATCTGTGCTCCGCGGCGTCTTCGATGCCGTGCGGCGGCGGCGCGGCGGGAGCGCCGTGGCCCGCGGACGGCTGTCCGGGCCTGCTCCTCGGCGATCTCGACGACCCCGCCGACGACGGCGACGGGCTCCCGTCGTACCTCGCGCTCGGCGAGGGCGCCCGACTCCACATCTTCCAGGCGGACGCGCGCGTCGCGGCCGGGGGCGCGGTGATCTCGGCCGAGGACGAGGGGCTCGCGATCGGCTGGGGCGCGACCGACCCCGAGAACGCGCGGAGCCTGGGCGGCGCGCTCAGATGGGGCGACTTCACCTGGACGTTCAACGGCGACACGCCGGCCGCGGCCCCGGCGATGGAGGAGTTCATCGCCGTGCTCGGCGGCGCGCTACCGGTCGGCGACGCGGACGTCGTGCACCTCGGCCACCACGGGCTCCCGTCGGCCACCGGGCAGGCGTGGGTCGACTGGCTCCTCCCGGACGACGGCGCGGATCGCAACGCCGAGATAGGCTCCGCCGGGCTCTACTACCACTCGCCCGCGCAGGCGGTGCTCGATCGCGTCGGCGCGCGGGTAGGCGACGGGCGGATCTGGACCACGGCGCTCGGCATCCTGCCCGGCGATCACGAGAAGCTGATCGTCGCGGACGGCGCGGTCGTCGTCCGGGTCGTGGACGGCGGCGCGGGCTACGAGATGTCGGTCTGGTCGGGCGGCGCCGAGAGCGAGACCCGCGCTTTCGTCAGCACGGCTCCCTGAGCCTCGGGGCCCGCAGCCGCAGGCCTACTTCTTGGCGTCGTGGGCGGCGTCCTTGACCGCGTTCTTCGCGTCGTGGGCGGCGTCCTTGGCCGCGTTCTTCGCGTCGTGGGCGGCGTCCTTGACCGCGTTCTTCGCATCGTGGGCGGCGTCCTTGATCTTCTGCTCGGTGCTCGACATGTGTTCCTCCCATGGATCGGGTTGTGGGGACCGTCTGCGGGATGTCCGGAGCATCTTCCGTGCCACCAGATGGAACGAGTCATTTCGGCAGCTTGCACCGCCGCGGGTCCGGCGCGATCGCGCGATCAATCAATCCGAGGCACCACCCGCCCCAAATTGAAGGAACAGGCCCCCTTGTCCTCGCGAGGAGAAGGCCTTACAGATCCAGCATCCGAAAGACGGATCTCCGAGGGGGGAATGAAACGAATGGATCGTCTCCGCCCGTTGGAAAACGGGCTCAAGCACCTGCTCCGGTTCGTCGGCCGCGTGATCGCGGCGTTCCTTAGGAACCGCGGCATCCTGTTGGCCGGCGGCGTGGGCTACAACGCCCTTCTGTCCTTGGTCCCGTTTCTCACCCTCTCCCTCGCGACGCTCTCTCTCTTCTTCGAAGAGGCCAGAATCCTGGGCATCCTGCGCGGAGAGCTCCGTTCGCTCGTGCCGCAGTATACCGACACGCTCGTTCAGACCGCTGCGACCTTTCTCCAGAACAAGGTCGCCACCAGCGCGGTGAGCATCATCGTGCTGCTCTTCTTCAGCTCGATCGCCTTCCGCATGCTCGAGGAGGCGGTGGCCGCGATCTTCCTCACCACCCACAAAGGCCCCCATCGCAGGTTCTGGATCTCGGCGCTCCTGCCCTACCTGTTCATGCTGATGCTGATGATCGCGCTGTTCTTCATGACCCTGCTCACATCCGGTCTCGACGCGCTGGGGGATCACTCGCTCCTCGTGTTCGGCGCCGTGATCGCGCCGGCGGACGGCGTCAAGCTGGTCCTGCACGTCGGCGGCTTTCTAGGCCTGGTCCTCGCCTTCGCCGGGATCTACCGCGTCCTTCCGGTGCGGAGGATCTCGATGCGCCGCGCCCTCGTCGGCGGGCTCTGCGCGGCGATCCTCTGGCGCCTGGTGGGGGTCCTCCTCGTCTACTACTTCACCAACATCTCCATGGTGAACCTGATCTACGGCTCCTTGGCCACTGTCGTCGTGATGCTGCTCTTCCTGGAGATCACCTTCATCATCCTGCTGCTGGGCGCGCAGGTGATAGCCGAGCTCGAGGCGAGCGCGGCCGCCGGCGTACCCTGGCACCAAAAGCCTTCCTCGAAAGAGCCTGCGTGACAAGGGAGATGGGCGATTGCGAGAGGGGCGAGGCTACTGGCCGCAGGAGCCGCCGCCTTGAGGAGGCTGCGGGGCGCCGCCGCCGCCTTGGCCGCCGGCCTGGCCCATCTCGGCCTGGAGGTCCTGCATCGACTTGAGCTTCACCGAGCAGCCCGCGAGCCCCTCGTTCTTCGAGCAGTAGCCGCTCTGGACGTCGGCCGGCATGATGCCGCTGAACGTCGTCTTGCCGTTCGCGACCCAGGTCGGGCTCGCCGCGATGTCGAGCGCCTTCGCGACCTTGATGTCCTCCTTGAGGAGGTTCTTGCCCTCGTCGGAGGTCGCGCACTTCTCGATCGCGGCGGCGTTGATGCCGTTGACCGCGCAGCTCTTCCAGTCGTCGGTCGGCGTGCCCTTGCCGCGGCACCACAGGTAGTCGAGGTACTTGTTGTTCTTGCCGTACAGCTTGGCCGCGCACAACCCGCGGATGTCCTCCTCGACCTCGCCCGGACCGTGCATGGACTGCACCTCGCCGTTCACCTCCTCGCCGATGTAGTGGATGGTGAAGGCGACGTCCTTGCCGAAAGCCTTCACGACGTCCTCCATGGAGCTGACCGCCATGACGCCGTACGGGCACTGGCTCATGATGAACACCTCGAGCGTCTTCGGGGTCTCGGCGCGGCACGCCATCTTGCCCAGGCAGGTCACGTCGTCGCAGTCGATCTTGCCGTCGCCGGTGTCGTCCGTCTTGTTGTCGCAGATCTCGGCAGTGGGGTCGAACTCGGGCTTCACCCGGAGCACCTTGTACTTGCCCTTGGCCTCGAGCCACCGCGCCATCTGCTCGGCGCCGTCGGGATCCTTGTCGAGCGTCTCGTTGAACACGACGATCGGCAGCATCGTCATGCCGACCTCCTTCGCGATCGCCTCGGCCTCGGGATCCGCGCCCCAGTTGTAGACCTTCGACTTCAGCCCCGGGAAGACCTCCTTGAGGCTCGTGAACACCATGTTCGGATCGCACTTCTCGCCGCAGCGCGGGTCGGTGACCGCGATCACCTCGACCTCGGCCGGCGGCGGCAGCTTTGCGCACGCCGGCACCTTCTCGCCGTGCTTGTCGCAGACGAAGCGCGTGATGTCCCGCACGAGGCGGCCGCCCTTGTAGTCCTCGCCGTCGGCCTTGATGGTCGGGCTGCCCTGGGCGCCGGCCTTCTCGGACTTCGCGAAGCTCGCCTTGAGCAGCTGCTTCCCCTTGTCGCCGTCCGCGCAGGTCTTGAGCGCCGCGACGTCGAGCCCGGCCTTGGTCGCGCACTTCTCCCAGCCCTCCGGGATGTTCTTCCAGTCCTCGTTCATGCACGCGGTGAACTCGAGCTGCTTCTCGGGCTTCTGATCGCCGGCGCACAGCTGGAGCGTGTCGCCCTGGACCTCGGTCTCGCCGTGCATCGACTCGAGCTTGCCGTCCTTCTCCTGGCCGATGTACGCGATGTCGACCGTGACCGCGCCCTCCAGCTTCTCGACGACCTCCGCGAACACGTCCAGGGCCTGCACGCCGTACGGGCACTTCGACATGACGAAGAGCTCGAACTTGGCGACCGGCTCGACCTTCGGCTTGGCCGCCTCCTTGGGCGCCTCCTTGCCGCACGCCGTGAGCGCGAGCGCGAGCAACGCCGCCGCCGCAACCGTTTTAATGATTTTCGAATACATTACGTTTCTCCTCGTTGGGTTCGAACGCCGATTCTTACGACTTTTTCCGATGAGGGAACAGCGGATTCGGACCAGGCACCCCGAGGAAGCCACAACCAAGGTGGCCAATGCCTATGCATTCGGTTGAGAATCGGCACGGCCGGGAGTGGATCATCGCGCGCACCTGAAACCGACGTGGAACGCATTGTCCGCCTCGGGGTCGTATCGATAGCGCGTATAGGTTCTCAAATGGTATTCGAACGTGTCGAAACTTCCACCCCGGACGACGCGCTCGGTTCCGGGCGGATCCTCCCAAGCGCTCCCGTCCGACGGTGCGCCGTCGTAACCCAGATGGTGCCAGTCCTGGTTCCATTCGTAGGCGTTCCCAGCCATGTCGCACAACCCGTCCGCGCTGTTGCCAGCCGGCTTGCTGCAAACGTCCCACGTCCGGTTCGCCCCGCAGCCGTAACCGCCGGCGTCGATCATCACGGCGCGGCCGCAGTCGGCGTCGTCCCAGCCCCAGGGGAACTTGTTCCACACGCCGTGCCCCCGCGCCGCGAACTCCCACTCCGCCTCGCTCGGCAGCCGTCCGCCCAGCCACGTGCAGAAATCGACCGCCTGTTGCCACGTCACGCAGTTGACCGGTCGCTTGAACTGGCCCTCGACTCCCCATGTACACCCCGGCGCGTCCGCGTTGGGCTCGGAGCAGATCCCGGCGTCGACACAAACGGCGTACTGCCCCTTCGTGGTTTCGGTCTTCGCCATGTCGAAGCCGGAAACGACGACCGTATGAGGGGGAGCGTCATCGATGTGGTCGCCTTCTCCCATCTCGTAGGTGCCGCCGGAAAGAGCGATCCATTGGACATCCGAGCCTGTATCGGTGTCGATCAGCGGATCCGTGTCGTTTTCGGAACCCGAATCGATGTCCGTGTCAGTGCCGATATCCGATCCGGAATCCTCATCCGTTTCGTGGCCGGTGTCCGCGTCCGGATCATCGGAATCGCGGCACGGGCTCGAGCACGCGAGGAGCCCCGCGGCCAGGCATGCGAGCGCGACGGCGCGACTACTCCACGGCTTCATCCGAACACCAGAGCTCGATGCGCACCGAGCCCTTCAGATCGGCCTGGAGCCAATCGCAGGTCTGCGGACACGCGATGATCGACGTCGGAACCGTCGCGTCATCGTAGAACCACGCTTGCGCATCGTCCGCGCAACCGCCCTCGCCGTCGACCCGTGCGATCGCGTGCTGCTCCCCGTCGCCGTTCGTGAAAACGAAGTGTGGTGAATCGATCAGCAGATGCTCGTCTTCCGGCGCCGCGGGGATGGTCCACTCGCAGGACAAGGGAACGGGCGCCGGCGGTGCGGACAGGACGTCGACGATCGGCTGCATGTCGAGCCCGCAGATGTCCGCAAACACTCCGCCGGTCACGTCTGCGAGCATCGTGTAGGCCTCTCCGGCGAACGACCCTTGGGCGCAGCAAGGATGCGGGGGATCCTCCGCGCACGCGGCCTCCGCATCCTCCTCGGCCAGCGACGCCGTGAACGCGTGGAATCGGAAGTCGCCGAGAGGCGGGCTCACGCCGTCCATCAAGTCGACGAACTCTTCCGCCGTCATCGCGTCCTCCAGGTTGGCGGCGGACACGAGATGCCTTACGGACCCGGGGCGCAGAATATCCTTCCAGACGTCGTACATGCTGTGCAGGAAGTAGAGCCCCTGGTGGAGGTACACCATCTGGCAGGGGTGGTAGTAGAGAGGCGGGTTGTTGTCGTTCGGGCAAACGCCGCTGCCCAACGGCGAATCGATACACACACCGTTCGCGTGGTATCCGGGTTCCCAATCCGAGATAAGAAAGACATGCGCATCGATCCCGTTGGCGAACAGGGCGCTCGACAAAGCGTTGAGACCGCTGCGGACCGCGCCGATCTGCCCGGTCTGGTTTTCGAGACCCATCGTCACCGTCATGACGATGTCGACCGGTGATTCCGGCCCCTGCGCGTACTCCTCGATTTCTGCGCAGGGAACGGCCTCCACGTCAGCGGTATCGATCGGCAGGAACGGTCCAGTCGAACCGTTCCCTCCATCATCGGTGTCTGTTTCACCCGTGTCGCCCGAGCACGTGCCGTTGCTCGCACACGCCGTTGTTCCGAGCATGATCAGCAGGGAAAGAGCTGATATCCGCACGACCCCACCTCACAAACGACTATATCAAAGCGCCAGCCCTCAGCTCAGATGAATAGAG
The window above is part of the Pseudomonadota bacterium genome. Proteins encoded here:
- a CDS encoding SUMF1/EgtB/PvdO family nonheme iron enzyme, whose protein sequence is MKPWSSRAVALACLAAGLLACSSPCRDSDDPDADTGHETDEDSGSDIGTDTDIDSGSENDTDPLIDTDTGSDVQWIALSGGTYEMGEGDHIDDAPPHTVVVSGFDMAKTETTKGQYAVCVDAGICSEPNADAPGCTWGVEGQFKRPVNCVTWQQAVDFCTWLGGRLPSEAEWEFAARGHGVWNKFPWGWDDADCGRAVMIDAGGYGCGANRTWDVCSKPAGNSADGLCDMAGNAYEWNQDWHHLGYDGAPSDGSAWEDPPGTERVVRGGSFDTFEYHLRTYTRYRYDPEADNAFHVGFRCAR
- a CDS encoding YihY/virulence factor BrkB family protein; the protein is MKRMDRLRPLENGLKHLLRFVGRVIAAFLRNRGILLAGGVGYNALLSLVPFLTLSLATLSLFFEEARILGILRGELRSLVPQYTDTLVQTAATFLQNKVATSAVSIIVLLFFSSIAFRMLEEAVAAIFLTTHKGPHRRFWISALLPYLFMLMLMIALFFMTLLTSGLDALGDHSLLVFGAVIAPADGVKLVLHVGGFLGLVLAFAGIYRVLPVRRISMRRALVGGLCAAILWRLVGVLLVYYFTNISMVNLIYGSLATVVVMLLFLEITFIILLLGAQVIAELEASAAAGVPWHQKPSSKEPA
- a CDS encoding MBL fold metallo-hydrolase, which translates into the protein MTSRTTVLAVLAVFWVLFPACSKDTKDRNDINDSGTGDADTDSDTDTDSDTDSDTDSGTPSGEIVVEQIHFPGATMGEAILIVGPDGTSVLVDAANDSLSASVFEAIERRLGARAVDWVVLTHYHNDHIGGFDNLFVASAANGYDPIVVTRGVVTRGFVDVAEDTIAVEDFLELCGALAEGDWAALRVDLCSAASSMPCGGGAAGAPWPADGCPGLLLGDLDDPADDGDGLPSYLALGEGARLHIFQADARVAAGGAVISAEDEGLAIGWGATDPENARSLGGALRWGDFTWTFNGDTPAAAPAMEEFIAVLGGALPVGDADVVHLGHHGLPSATGQAWVDWLLPDDGADRNAEIGSAGLYYHSPAQAVLDRVGARVGDGRIWTTALGILPGDHEKLIVADGAVVVRVVDGGAGYEMSVWSGGAESETRAFVSTAP